The following proteins are encoded in a genomic region of Deltaproteobacteria bacterium:
- a CDS encoding DUF2135 domain-containing protein — protein MTAFAALLVWSHDTENTLASFGWKSKVVYPRRSRSSDGLEIRSTTPKTTISATLTWSLGDADVDLYTTQPDDETAWYQHVATSIGGRLDVENTQGFGPENYFLSSEEGDTVLPGTYTVRVHYYSDHLKTLGMPARAVQYRVVIIVNEGTPSERREFREGTLAVDDSGNATPGGSGPDWATVAEVNPASQ, from the coding sequence CTGACCGCGTTCGCGGCGTTGTTGGTCTGGTCCCACGACACTGAAAACACCTTGGCCTCGTTCGGTTGGAAATCCAAAGTGGTGTATCCCAGACGATCGCGTTCTTCCGATGGTTTAGAAATCCGCTCGACGACGCCCAAGACCACGATCTCGGCGACATTGACCTGGAGTCTCGGCGACGCCGACGTCGACCTCTACACCACTCAGCCGGATGACGAGACGGCCTGGTACCAACACGTCGCCACCAGCATCGGGGGCCGACTCGACGTCGAAAACACCCAGGGCTTCGGCCCGGAGAACTACTTCCTCAGCTCGGAGGAGGGTGACACGGTCCTGCCCGGCACCTACACGGTCCGCGTCCACTATTACTCCGACCATCTGAAGACCCTGGGGATGCCCGCGCGAGCCGTCCAGTACCGCGTCGTGATCATCGTGAACGAAGGGACGCCGTCAGAGAGGCGAGAGTTCCGTGAGGGGACGCTCGCGGTGGACGACTCGGGCAACGCGACCCCGGGCGGGAGCGGACCGGACTGGGCCACGGTGGCCGAGGTGAACCCTGCGAGCCAGTAG